In Polaromonas sp. JS666, one genomic interval encodes:
- a CDS encoding carbohydrate ABC transporter permease, whose amino-acid sequence MKRITFKTVATEAKLLLIGIPVLLWTIIPIYHMVLFAISPRDQATSGRLWPKNPTLDNFSFVFHQKHFYLDHFWVQMGNSLVIALSVGFLTLAVSTAAAFAISRLRVPGGRTVMNMALFTYFIPAAFLAVPMYKTMGNYGLLNSQWALILAMVTIASPYCIWVLKQASDKLPYELDEAAKMDGATALQLFRLVYLPLMVPSLVAVGTYALLLAWNEYLYAFLLLSNDTSVTLAVALGNFLSADDSPWELLMTTGLIYALPPAAIYYTFKRYMVSGLTAGAVKS is encoded by the coding sequence ATGAAACGTATCACCTTCAAGACTGTGGCCACCGAGGCCAAGCTGCTGCTGATCGGCATTCCCGTGCTCTTGTGGACCATCATTCCGATCTACCACATGGTGCTGTTCGCCATCTCGCCGCGCGACCAGGCGACCTCGGGCCGGCTCTGGCCGAAGAACCCGACGCTGGACAACTTCTCTTTTGTTTTTCATCAGAAGCACTTCTACCTCGACCACTTCTGGGTGCAGATGGGCAACTCCCTGGTGATTGCGCTGTCGGTCGGTTTCCTGACGCTGGCCGTGTCTACGGCGGCGGCGTTTGCGATCAGCCGGCTCAGGGTTCCCGGCGGCCGCACGGTCATGAACATGGCCTTGTTCACCTACTTCATTCCGGCGGCATTCCTGGCCGTGCCCATGTACAAGACCATGGGCAACTACGGCCTGCTCAACAGCCAGTGGGCGCTGATCCTGGCGATGGTGACGATCGCCTCGCCGTATTGCATCTGGGTGCTCAAGCAGGCCTCCGACAAGCTGCCGTACGAACTCGACGAGGCCGCCAAGATGGATGGTGCAACGGCGCTGCAGCTTTTCCGCCTGGTCTACCTGCCGCTGATGGTGCCATCGCTCGTTGCCGTGGGTACCTACGCGTTGCTGCTGGCCTGGAACGAGTACCTGTATGCGTTCCTGCTGCTGTCCAACGACACCAGTGTCACGCTGGCCGTGGCGCTCGGCAACTTCCTGTCGGCCGACGATTCGCCGTGGGAACTGCTGATGACAACAGGCCTGATCTACGCGCTGCCGCCGGCGGCAATCTATTACACATTCAAGCGCTACATGGTGTCTGGCCTCACGGCCGGCGCTGTCAAGAGCTGA
- a CDS encoding carbohydrate ABC transporter permease encodes MTSWERWGMILVIPYLLIFLVFVIYPVGYGLWLAREPQTYVRLFADPIFFRTMVNSVVFIIVSVNLKMIVALFLSGFFLNTRWWVKWLSLVFILPWAVPSIPTILSMRFMLNPEWGVINTLIFKLTGIDGPNWLNDPTLALSFSMLAHIWKSLPFWTLILLAGRMAIPAEQYEAASVDGASHWQKFRFITWPSMRSLYLTSTILSMIWTLGDFNSVYLLTGGGPADLTHVLATLGIRYLRLDQVDLSLASIVVALPLVLPLVYFMMKRLSK; translated from the coding sequence ATGACGTCGTGGGAACGATGGGGGATGATCCTGGTCATTCCGTACTTGCTGATTTTTCTGGTGTTTGTGATTTACCCGGTGGGCTACGGTTTGTGGCTGGCGCGGGAGCCACAAACCTACGTGCGACTTTTCGCCGATCCGATATTTTTCCGCACGATGGTCAACAGCGTCGTGTTCATCATCGTCTCGGTGAATCTGAAGATGATTGTCGCGCTGTTTCTCTCGGGCTTCTTCCTGAATACACGCTGGTGGGTCAAGTGGCTGTCGCTGGTGTTCATCCTGCCCTGGGCCGTACCCTCGATCCCGACCATCCTGTCGATGCGCTTCATGCTCAATCCCGAGTGGGGCGTGATCAACACCCTGATCTTCAAGCTGACCGGCATCGACGGCCCGAACTGGCTCAACGACCCGACGCTGGCGCTGTCGTTTTCCATGCTGGCCCACATCTGGAAATCGCTGCCCTTCTGGACCTTGATCCTGCTGGCCGGCCGCATGGCGATTCCGGCCGAACAATACGAAGCGGCGTCGGTGGATGGCGCTTCGCACTGGCAGAAGTTCCGCTTCATCACCTGGCCGTCCATGCGTTCGCTTTACCTGACGTCCACCATTTTGTCGATGATCTGGACGCTGGGCGACTTCAATAGCGTGTACCTGCTCACCGGCGGTGGCCCGGCTGACCTGACGCACGTGCTGGCCACGCTGGGCATCCGCTACCTGCGGCTAGACCAGGTCGACCTGTCGCTGGCCTCCATCGTCGTGGCGCTGCCGCTGGTGCTGCCGCTGGTCTATTTCATGATGAAACGGCTCTCGAAATGA
- a CDS encoding ABC transporter substrate-binding protein, whose product MKFKLLATAAFMTTALLAGGHAAAQEKLTVWWVKGFYKAEDDALFAAIKKYEDKHKGVKIELSQYPIQDMIPKTVAALDSGNPPDVAYADVYDFQVTGKWAFDGKLEDISSVINPMRAKFAPNTVETAFLYNDQAKTRAYYAFPMKQQTMHIQYWADMLAEAGFKESDIPTAWKDYWSFWCDKVQPAYRQKSGNRTFGIGQPLGVDSSDSFYSFLTFMDAYNVSLVSDSGKLLVDDPKVRAGLIGALTDYTQIYARGCTPPSSTSWKDPDNNVAFHNKTTVLTHNATISIAAKWLDDMNNAALKPEDREIAKKNYTERIRTAGFPSKPDGSKMVYRAAIKTGVVFSQAKNKARAKEFVAFLLQDENLTPYVEGSLGRWFPVMKAAQQRPFWKADPHRTAVYNQFTAGTVNFEFTKNYKFTVLNNENVWAKAANRVLNEKVPVDKAVDEMIARIKTVAN is encoded by the coding sequence ATGAAGTTCAAACTACTTGCCACAGCGGCGTTCATGACCACGGCGCTTTTAGCCGGCGGCCATGCAGCAGCCCAGGAGAAACTCACCGTCTGGTGGGTCAAGGGCTTCTACAAGGCCGAAGACGATGCCCTGTTTGCGGCCATCAAGAAGTACGAAGACAAGCACAAGGGTGTCAAGATCGAGCTTTCGCAATACCCGATTCAGGACATGATTCCGAAGACCGTGGCGGCGCTCGACTCGGGCAACCCGCCCGACGTGGCTTATGCGGACGTCTATGACTTCCAGGTCACGGGCAAGTGGGCTTTCGACGGCAAGCTCGAAGACATCAGCAGCGTGATCAATCCCATGCGCGCCAAGTTCGCGCCCAACACGGTCGAGACCGCCTTCCTGTACAACGACCAGGCCAAGACGCGGGCGTACTACGCCTTCCCGATGAAGCAGCAGACCATGCACATCCAGTACTGGGCTGACATGCTGGCGGAGGCCGGGTTCAAGGAGTCGGACATTCCGACGGCCTGGAAGGACTACTGGTCCTTCTGGTGCGACAAGGTGCAGCCGGCCTATCGTCAGAAAAGCGGCAACCGCACTTTCGGCATCGGCCAGCCGCTGGGCGTGGATTCCAGCGACTCGTTCTACTCCTTCCTCACGTTCATGGACGCCTATAACGTGAGCCTGGTCAGCGACAGCGGCAAGCTGCTGGTGGATGATCCCAAGGTGCGCGCCGGCCTCATCGGCGCCCTGACCGATTACACCCAGATTTACGCCAGGGGCTGCACGCCACCGTCGTCGACCAGCTGGAAAGACCCGGACAACAACGTCGCCTTCCACAACAAAACGACCGTCCTCACCCACAATGCGACCATCTCGATCGCGGCCAAATGGCTCGATGACATGAACAACGCCGCCTTGAAGCCCGAGGATCGGGAGATCGCGAAGAAGAACTACACGGAGCGCATCCGCACCGCCGGTTTCCCGAGCAAGCCCGATGGCAGCAAGATGGTCTATCGTGCCGCGATCAAGACCGGCGTGGTTTTCAGCCAGGCCAAGAACAAGGCCCGCGCCAAGGAGTTTGTGGCCTTCCTGCTGCAGGATGAAAACCTCACGCCGTACGTCGAGGGCTCGCTGGGCCGCTGGTTCCCGGTGATGAAGGCGGCGCAGCAGCGCCCGTTCTGGAAAGCCGATCCGCATCGCACAGCCGTGTACAACCAGTTCACGGCCGGCACGGTGAATTTCGAGTTCACCAAGAACTACAAGTTCACCGTTCTCAACAACGAGAACGTCTGGGCCAAGGCCGCGAACCGGGTTCTCAACGAGAAAGTGCCGGTTGACAAGGCGGTCGACGAAATGATCGCCCGCATCAAGACCGTCGCGAACTAA
- a CDS encoding FadR/GntR family transcriptional regulator, whose product MIKNVHGNTVDLLGEAIVAGRYAVGQSIPPEPVLCEQLGVSRTVVRESVKSLVAKGLIHTGPKVGTHVLPSDQWNWFDPDVIAWQSRAGLSPEFIRDLQDLRLVVEPAAVKLAATRATDADIAEIEEAYAGMHRAVMGGGDYVTSDLRFHQGLLRASHNRMLVQMSKALGALLRTSFEISTSKKDGPRSSLPLHRAVLDAVVARDPVKAERAVLVLIEGAHKDIEQVLGSRRRLPRVHRPALPLKAA is encoded by the coding sequence ATGATCAAAAACGTCCACGGCAACACGGTAGACCTGCTAGGCGAAGCCATCGTCGCGGGCCGCTATGCGGTCGGCCAGTCGATCCCGCCCGAGCCGGTGTTGTGCGAGCAGCTCGGTGTCAGCCGCACGGTGGTGCGCGAGTCCGTCAAGTCGCTGGTGGCCAAGGGGCTGATCCATACCGGCCCCAAAGTCGGCACGCATGTGTTGCCGTCCGATCAGTGGAACTGGTTCGACCCTGACGTGATTGCCTGGCAGTCGCGCGCTGGCCTGTCACCCGAGTTCATCCGCGACCTGCAGGACCTGCGCCTGGTGGTTGAGCCGGCGGCCGTGAAGCTGGCGGCGACCCGCGCTACCGATGCCGACATTGCTGAAATCGAAGAGGCCTATGCCGGCATGCATCGCGCCGTGATGGGCGGCGGCGACTATGTGACCAGCGACCTGCGTTTTCACCAGGGGCTGTTGCGCGCCTCGCACAACCGCATGCTGGTGCAGATGAGCAAGGCGCTGGGCGCGCTGCTGCGCACCAGTTTCGAAATCTCCACGAGCAAGAAGGACGGTCCGCGCAGCTCGCTGCCCTTGCACCGTGCCGTGCTCGATGCCGTGGTGGCGCGCGATCCGGTCAAGGCCGAGCGCGCCGTGCTGGTGTTGATCGAAGGGGCGCACAAGGACATCGAGCAGGTGCTCGGTTCCCGCCGCCGCCTGCCCCGCGTCCACCGACCTGCTTTGCCGTTGAAGGCGGCCTGA
- a CDS encoding 2-hydroxyacid dehydrogenase, with product MSKPEILAVAKLPPYLIEPLREIFVVHEQIHQTDPAAFAAAAGRIRAIVGSGESKVPRSLMAQLPALEMISIMGVGYDGVDVTAALERNIRVTHTPGVLNDDVADLAIGLMLSVARRIPQADQYVRSGRWPEGPMPLARKVSGERLGIVGLGRIGQAIATRAEAFGMSVAYTARSRKAELPYAYYPSAQALAAEVDFLVLITPGGAGTRKLINADVLKALGPQGYLINVARGSVVDEAALVEALQQGVIAGAALDVFENEPVVPSALWTLDNVVLAPHIGSATRQTRGAMADLAASNLRAHFAGEPLLTPVPECQ from the coding sequence TTGTCCAAACCCGAAATCCTGGCCGTTGCCAAGCTGCCGCCTTACCTGATCGAGCCGCTGCGCGAGATTTTTGTCGTGCATGAACAAATCCATCAAACCGACCCGGCGGCGTTTGCCGCTGCCGCCGGACGTATCCGCGCCATCGTCGGCAGCGGTGAGTCCAAGGTGCCGCGTTCGCTGATGGCGCAATTGCCGGCGCTGGAAATGATTTCCATCATGGGCGTGGGCTACGACGGCGTGGATGTCACTGCGGCGCTGGAGCGCAACATTCGGGTGACGCACACGCCCGGCGTGCTGAATGACGACGTGGCCGATCTGGCGATCGGGCTGATGCTGAGCGTGGCGCGCCGCATACCGCAAGCCGACCAGTATGTGCGCAGTGGCCGCTGGCCTGAGGGGCCGATGCCGCTGGCGCGCAAGGTGTCCGGGGAGCGTCTGGGCATTGTGGGTCTGGGCCGCATTGGCCAGGCCATCGCCACCCGGGCAGAGGCCTTTGGCATGTCGGTGGCGTACACCGCCCGCAGCCGCAAGGCGGAACTGCCCTATGCCTACTACCCGAGCGCCCAGGCGCTGGCCGCCGAAGTCGATTTTCTGGTGCTGATCACGCCGGGTGGCGCCGGCACGCGCAAGCTGATCAATGCCGATGTGCTCAAGGCGCTGGGCCCGCAGGGTTATCTGATCAATGTGGCGCGTGGTTCGGTGGTCGATGAAGCGGCGCTTGTCGAGGCGCTGCAGCAGGGCGTGATCGCCGGTGCCGCGCTGGACGTGTTCGAGAACGAGCCTGTCGTGCCATCCGCGCTGTGGACCCTGGACAACGTGGTGCTGGCGCCGCACATTGGCAGCGCCACGCGGCAGACGCGCGGCGCGATGGCCGACTTGGCGGCCTCTAATCTGCGCGCCCATTTTGCGGGTGAACCCCTGCTGACGCCAGTACCCGAATGCCAGTAA
- a CDS encoding IlvD/Edd family dehydratase — translation MSNQTPKKKPEELRSQQWFGRQDRDGFAYRSWVKGKGVPHDQFDGRPVIGICNTFSELTPCNSHFRTIAEQVKIGVYEAGGFPLEFPVMSLGETLLRPTAMLYRNLASMDVEESIRGNPIDGVVLLMGCDKTTPSLVMGASSVDLPTVGVSGGPMLSGKWRGQELGSGTGVWSMSEQVRAGTLKLQDFFEAESCMHRSHGHCMTMGTASTMASMVEALGIGLPGNAAYPAVDGRRNVLARLAGRRAVEMVHEDLTLSKILTREAFENAIKTLAAIGGSTNAVIHLIAIAGRIGVKLTVDDFDRLASELPCLVNLQPSGKYLMEDFCYAGGLPVVMKEIAQHLHTDAITANGKTIGENIADAENYNTDVIMPLSTPFKDKAGIAVLRGNLSPRGAVIKPSAATPELMVHKGRAVVFETIEDFHARIDDEDLDIDETCVMVLKNCGPKGYPGMAEVGNMPLPPKVLRKGITDMVRISDARMSGTAYGTVVLHTAPEAAAGGPLALVQNGDIIELDVPNRRLHLHVSDEELAKRMADWKAPAPPLTSGYWKLYIDHVLQADEGVDLDFLVGKRGAFVPRDNH, via the coding sequence ATGAGCAACCAGACACCCAAAAAGAAACCCGAAGAACTACGCAGCCAGCAATGGTTTGGGCGGCAGGACCGCGACGGCTTTGCCTACCGCAGCTGGGTCAAGGGCAAGGGCGTGCCGCATGACCAGTTCGACGGACGCCCCGTCATCGGCATCTGCAACACCTTCAGCGAACTCACCCCCTGCAACAGCCACTTCCGCACCATTGCGGAGCAGGTCAAGATCGGCGTGTACGAGGCCGGCGGTTTTCCGCTGGAGTTCCCCGTGATGTCGCTGGGCGAGACCCTGTTGCGCCCGACTGCCATGCTCTACCGCAACCTGGCCAGCATGGACGTGGAAGAAAGCATTCGCGGCAACCCGATTGACGGCGTGGTGCTGCTGATGGGCTGCGACAAGACCACGCCCTCGCTGGTGATGGGCGCGTCCAGCGTGGACCTGCCGACGGTGGGCGTCAGCGGCGGCCCCATGCTCAGCGGCAAGTGGCGCGGCCAGGAGCTCGGCTCCGGCACCGGCGTGTGGAGCATGAGCGAGCAGGTGCGCGCCGGCACACTCAAGCTGCAGGATTTCTTTGAGGCCGAAAGCTGCATGCACCGCAGCCATGGCCACTGCATGACCATGGGCACGGCCTCCACCATGGCCAGCATGGTGGAAGCGCTGGGCATTGGCCTGCCGGGCAATGCAGCCTATCCCGCGGTGGACGGCCGGCGCAATGTGCTGGCCCGCCTGGCCGGACGGCGGGCGGTCGAGATGGTGCATGAAGACCTCACGCTCTCCAAAATCCTGACACGCGAGGCATTTGAAAACGCCATCAAGACGCTGGCGGCCATTGGCGGCTCCACCAACGCCGTGATTCACCTGATTGCCATTGCCGGGCGCATTGGCGTGAAGCTGACGGTGGACGACTTTGACCGGCTGGCCAGCGAACTGCCCTGCCTCGTCAACCTGCAGCCTTCCGGCAAATACCTGATGGAAGACTTCTGCTATGCCGGCGGCCTGCCGGTGGTGATGAAGGAAATTGCGCAGCACCTGCACACGGACGCCATCACCGCCAACGGCAAGACCATAGGCGAGAACATTGCCGACGCCGAGAACTACAACACCGACGTGATCATGCCGCTAAGCACGCCATTCAAGGACAAGGCGGGCATTGCGGTGCTGCGCGGCAACCTCTCGCCGCGCGGCGCCGTCATCAAGCCCAGTGCCGCCACACCTGAGCTGATGGTGCACAAAGGCCGGGCCGTGGTGTTTGAAACCATCGAGGACTTTCACGCCCGCATCGATGACGAAGACCTCGACATCGACGAAACCTGCGTGATGGTGCTAAAAAATTGCGGACCCAAGGGCTACCCCGGCATGGCCGAGGTGGGCAACATGCCGCTGCCGCCCAAAGTGCTGCGCAAGGGCATTACCGACATGGTGCGCATCAGCGACGCCCGCATGAGCGGCACCGCTTACGGCACCGTGGTGCTGCACACGGCGCCCGAGGCGGCGGCGGGCGGCCCGCTGGCGCTGGTGCAAAACGGCGACATCATTGAACTCGACGTACCCAACCGCCGCCTGCACCTGCACGTGAGCGACGAAGAACTCGCCAAACGCATGGCCGACTGGAAGGCACCGGCGCCGCCGTTGACGTCCGGCTACTGGAAACTCTACATTGACCATGTGCTGCAGGCCGACGAGGGCGTGGACCTGGACTTTCTGGTGGGCAAGCGCGGCGCTTTTGTCCCGAGGGATAATCACTGA
- a CDS encoding 2-dehydro-3-deoxygalactonokinase produces MSRLLAVDWGTSSLRGALLAPDGKVVEQRTFARGILTVAPGEFPAVFDSCFGAWMNPETLCLISGMAGSQQGWLEAPYCPCPAGFDDIAGQLAWVEPGLIAIVPGLSIETGGVPDVMRGEETQVFGALQLLGLDNARLVLPGTHSKWVTVSNRRVTDFSTWMTGEFYALLRQHSILARTLPATDPAPDAAAFEQGVAHALRSQGLLHTAFSTRTLSLFKRMATGALPSYLSGLVIGEELKSQSLQHGDSVVVMGAPALTSRYEQALALLGVSAQRVSDGATWRGLRAIADTLPQH; encoded by the coding sequence ATGAGCCGTCTGCTGGCGGTTGACTGGGGCACCTCCTCGCTGCGCGGCGCGCTGCTGGCGCCCGATGGCAAGGTAGTGGAACAACGGACCTTTGCACGCGGCATTTTGACGGTCGCGCCGGGTGAATTTCCCGCGGTGTTTGACAGCTGCTTTGGCGCATGGATGAACCCCGAAACCCTGTGCCTGATCTCCGGCATGGCCGGCAGCCAGCAGGGATGGCTGGAGGCGCCCTACTGCCCCTGCCCCGCAGGCTTCGACGACATCGCCGGTCAGCTTGCCTGGGTCGAGCCAGGCCTCATCGCCATCGTGCCCGGCTTGAGCATTGAAACCGGCGGTGTGCCGGATGTAATGCGGGGCGAGGAAACCCAGGTGTTCGGCGCGCTGCAGCTGCTGGGGCTGGACAACGCCCGGCTGGTCTTGCCCGGCACGCACAGCAAATGGGTCACCGTCAGCAATCGCCGCGTCACGGATTTTTCAACCTGGATGACCGGCGAGTTTTACGCCCTGCTGCGCCAGCACTCCATCCTGGCCCGTACGCTGCCGGCCACCGATCCCGCTCCCGACGCAGCAGCCTTTGAGCAGGGTGTGGCCCATGCCCTGCGCAGCCAAGGCCTGCTGCACACGGCGTTCAGCACGCGGACCCTGTCACTCTTCAAGCGCATGGCCACCGGCGCATTGCCCAGCTACCTGTCGGGACTGGTCATTGGCGAAGAACTGAAATCCCAAAGCCTGCAGCACGGTGATAGCGTGGTGGTCATGGGCGCGCCAGCGCTGACCTCCCGTTATGAGCAGGCGCTGGCGCTGCTGGGTGTCTCGGCCCAGCGCGTCAGCGACGGCGCCACCTGGCGCGGCCTGCGCGCCATTGCCGACACCCTGCCCCAACATTGA
- a CDS encoding 2-dehydro-3-deoxy-6-phosphogalactonate aldolase: MARPARHCRHPAPTLKNQPDAMNAHQKFSNALQTVPLVAILRGLQPAEALPVGQALASTGWTLIEIPLNSPQPLDSIAAMAGAYPQALIGAGTVLTPDDVRNVQAAGGQLIVSPNFNPAVVREAVRLGMVCLPGVMTASEAFAALEAGATGLKIFPAEMITPAVVKALRAVLPASTVVMPVGGIMPGNMAPYLAAGANGFGIGSALYKPGLAAADVAENALKFMAACAGTIRA; encoded by the coding sequence CTGGCGCGGCCTGCGCGCCATTGCCGACACCCTGCCCCAACATTGAAAAACCAACCAGACGCCATGAACGCACACCAGAAATTCTCCAATGCCCTGCAGACTGTTCCGCTGGTCGCCATCCTGCGCGGGCTGCAGCCTGCAGAAGCCCTGCCGGTCGGCCAGGCCCTGGCGTCCACCGGCTGGACACTGATTGAAATCCCCCTGAATTCGCCGCAGCCGCTGGACAGCATTGCGGCCATGGCGGGCGCGTATCCGCAGGCGCTGATCGGCGCCGGGACCGTGCTCACACCCGACGACGTGCGCAACGTGCAGGCGGCCGGCGGCCAGCTGATCGTCTCGCCCAACTTCAACCCCGCGGTCGTGCGTGAAGCCGTTCGTCTGGGCATGGTCTGCCTGCCTGGCGTGATGACGGCCAGCGAAGCGTTTGCCGCCCTGGAAGCCGGCGCCACCGGCCTGAAGATTTTCCCTGCCGAAATGATCACGCCCGCCGTGGTGAAGGCGCTGCGCGCGGTGCTGCCGGCCAGCACCGTGGTGATGCCGGTAGGCGGCATCATGCCCGGCAACATGGCGCCTTACCTGGCTGCGGGAGCCAACGGTTTCGGCATCGGCTCGGCCCTGTACAAGCCGGGACTGGCAGCCGCCGACGTGGCGGAAAATGCCCTGAAATTCATGGCGGCGTGCGCTGGTACCATCCGGGCATGA